One genomic window of Muntiacus reevesi chromosome 4, mMunRee1.1, whole genome shotgun sequence includes the following:
- the ZNF24 gene encoding zinc finger protein 24, with amino-acid sequence MSAQSVEEDSILIIPTPDEEEKILRVKLEEDPDGEEGSSIPWNHLPDPEVFRQRFRQFGYQDSPGPREAVSQLRELCRLWLRPETHTKEQILELVVLEQFVAILPKELQTWVREHHPENGEEAVTVLEDLESELDDPGQPVSLRRRKREVLVEEIVSQEEAQGLPSSELDAVENQLKWASWELHSLRHCDDDARTENGALAPKQEVPSAGESHEVPGTLNIGVPQIFKYGETCFPKGRFERKRNPSRKKQHICDECGKHFSQGSALILHQRIHSGEKPYGCVECGKAFSRSSILVQHQRVHTGEKPYKCLECGKAFSQNSGLINHQRIHTGEKPYECVQCGKSYSQSSNLFRHQRRHNAEKLLNVVKV; translated from the exons ATGTCTGCACAGTCAGTGGAAGAGGATTCAATACTTATCATCCCAACTCCagatgaagaggaaaaaatactAAGAGTGAAGTTAGAGGAGGATCCTGATGGTGAAGAGGGGTCGAGTATCCCCTGGAaccatcttcctgacccggaggtTTTCCGCCAGAGATTCAGGCAATTTGGATACCAGGATTCACCTGGGCCTCGGGAAGCTGTGAGCCAGCTTCGAGAACTTTGCCGTCTGTGGCTCAGGCCAGAGACGCACACAAAAGAACAAATCTTGGAGCTGGTTGTACTGGAGCAGTTTGTTGCCATCCTCCCCAAGGAGCTACAGACTTGGGTTCGAGAGCATCATCCAGAGAATGGAGAGGAGGCGGTGACGGTCCTGGAGGATTTAGAGAGTGAACTAGATGACCCTggacagcca GTTTCTCTTCGTCGACGAAAACGGGAAGTGTTAGTGGAGGAGATAGTATCTCAAGAAGAAGCTCAGGGATTACCGAGTTCTGAGCTTGATGCTGTGGAAAACCAGCTCAAGTGGGCATCCTGGGAGCTCCATTCCCTAAGGCACTGTG atGATGATGCTAGGACTGAAAATGGAGCTCTAGCTCCAAAGCAGGAGGTTCCTTCAGCAGGAGAATCTCATGAAGTTCCCGGCACTCTCAATATAGGTGTTCCTCAAATCTTTAAATATGGAGAAACATGTTTCCCTAAGGGCAGgtttgaaagaaagagaaatcccTCCCGAAAGAAACAGCATATATGTGACGAGTGTGGGAAACACTTCAGTCAGGGCTCAGCCCTTATTCTTCATCAGAGAATCCACAGTGGGGAGAAACCCTATGGATGTGTTGAGTGTGGGAAAGCATTCAGCAGGAGTTCCATCCTCGTGCAGCACCAGAGAGTCCACACTGGAGAAAAACCTTACAAATGTCttgaatgtggaaaagcctttagCCAGAATTCTGGGCTTATCAATCACCAgagaatccatactggggagaaaccTTATGAATGCGTTCAGTGTGGGAAATCCTATAGTCAGAGCTCAAATCTTTTTAGACATCAGCGAAGACACAATGCAGAAAAACTTCTCAATGTTGTGAaagtttaa